In a single window of the Natronosalvus caseinilyticus genome:
- the fen gene encoding flap endonuclease-1, with product MGNAALRDIAVIESIPFSDVEGVVAVDAHNWLYRYLTTTVKWTASGKYTTADGTEVANLIGIVQGLPKFFEHDIVPVMVFDGGPSELKADEIESRRDQRETYEAQLERAREEGDTVAIAQLESRTQRLTPTIQETSRELLRLLDVPIVEAPAEGEAQAAHMARRGDADYVGSEDYDALLFGAPYTLRQLTSKGDPELMDLEATLAKHDLTQEQLIDAAILIGTDFNEGVNGIGPKTALKEIAEHGDLWSVLEARGDHVEYGDRVRQLFRDPDVTDDYEFETSLDPDLEAARAYVVDEWDVDAGEVERGFERIEESVTQTGLDKWT from the coding sequence ATGGGAAACGCAGCACTCCGGGACATCGCCGTCATCGAGTCGATTCCGTTCTCGGACGTCGAGGGCGTCGTCGCCGTCGACGCCCACAACTGGCTCTACCGGTACCTGACGACGACCGTCAAGTGGACCGCCAGCGGGAAGTACACGACCGCCGACGGCACCGAAGTCGCGAACCTGATCGGCATCGTCCAGGGACTGCCGAAGTTCTTCGAACACGACATCGTCCCCGTGATGGTCTTCGACGGCGGCCCCTCGGAGCTGAAAGCCGACGAGATCGAATCCCGGCGCGACCAGCGCGAAACCTACGAGGCCCAACTCGAGCGCGCCCGCGAGGAGGGTGACACGGTCGCCATCGCCCAACTCGAGTCCCGAACCCAGCGGCTGACGCCAACGATTCAGGAGACCAGTCGCGAACTGCTCCGGTTGCTCGACGTGCCCATCGTCGAGGCGCCCGCGGAGGGCGAGGCGCAGGCGGCGCACATGGCCCGCCGCGGGGACGCCGACTACGTCGGCTCGGAGGACTACGATGCGCTCCTCTTCGGGGCTCCCTACACGCTTCGACAGTTGACGAGCAAAGGGGACCCCGAACTGATGGACCTCGAGGCGACCCTCGCGAAACACGACCTGACCCAGGAACAACTCATCGACGCGGCCATCCTGATCGGGACGGACTTCAACGAGGGCGTGAACGGTATCGGCCCCAAGACGGCCCTGAAAGAGATCGCCGAACACGGCGACCTCTGGAGTGTTCTCGAGGCCCGCGGCGACCACGTCGAGTACGGCGACCGGGTTCGACAGCTCTTCCGGGACCCTGACGTCACCGACGACTACGAGTTCGAGACGAGCCTGGACCCGGACCTCGAGGCAGCCCGCGCCTACGTGGTCGACGAGTGGGACGTCGACGCCGGAGAGGTCGAACGCGGTTTCGAGCGGATCGAGGAGAGCGTCACGCAAACCGGATTGGACAAGTGGACGTAG